One genomic segment of Aliarcobacter cibarius includes these proteins:
- a CDS encoding RNA-binding domain-containing protein: MPLPININELIHGSTVEWERIEFKEGWNPEIILHTICAFANDINNWGGGYLIIGIAESNGRAVLPPKGLDINELDKIQQELHQLCHKITPTYFPVVEPYKIEGKHFLVVWCAGGEARPYKVNKTLSNNSDKAYYVRRMSSTAKANEQEEQQLLQLTAKIPFDDRVNHHATISDLSLAHIRIFLQDVKSDLFESATKIPFEDLVRMMQIARGSSEYLRPVNVGLLFFSETPEKFFPYTQIEVTIYHDDIGDSFSEKVFKGPIHKQLRDALAHIKTLVIEEHVQKVDGQAEAIRYYNYPFEAVEEALANAVYHKNYEEREPIKVNVLADKMEIISHGGAMPPITKDDFKKDRIITMKYLNRRIGDFLKELHLTEGKGTGIPKIKRAMKNNGSDEPIFETDEARTYFVTILKAKLEESNLSRDRLRPITTDYGRLADNYGRLDLEEEKIIKYLLDYGKITRKELLEIINVKKTKAHEILSQMVEKKIIIKSGQGRSTHYILGEIKNDK, from the coding sequence ATGCCACTTCCAATAAATATAAACGAATTAATTCATGGCTCAACTGTAGAGTGGGAGAGAATAGAGTTTAAAGAGGGATGGAATCCTGAAATTATTTTACATACTATTTGTGCATTTGCAAATGATATAAACAACTGGGGTGGTGGCTATCTTATAATAGGCATCGCTGAGTCAAACGGTAGAGCCGTTTTGCCTCCAAAAGGTTTGGATATAAACGAGCTTGACAAAATCCAACAAGAACTTCATCAACTTTGCCATAAAATCACACCTACTTATTTTCCAGTAGTTGAACCATACAAAATAGAAGGAAAGCACTTTTTGGTGGTATGGTGTGCAGGTGGTGAAGCTAGACCATATAAAGTAAATAAAACATTATCAAATAATTCAGATAAAGCCTACTATGTGCGAAGAATGTCTTCAACTGCAAAAGCAAATGAGCAAGAAGAACAACAACTTTTACAATTAACTGCAAAAATACCTTTTGATGATAGGGTAAATCATCATGCAACTATTTCCGATTTATCACTAGCTCATATACGAATATTTTTACAAGATGTAAAAAGTGATTTATTTGAAAGTGCTACAAAAATACCATTTGAAGATTTAGTAAGAATGATGCAAATAGCAAGAGGAAGTAGTGAATATTTACGACCTGTAAATGTTGGATTACTCTTTTTTAGTGAAACTCCTGAGAAGTTTTTCCCTTATACACAAATAGAAGTAACTATATATCATGATGATATTGGAGATAGTTTTAGTGAAAAAGTTTTTAAAGGTCCAATTCACAAGCAACTAAGAGATGCACTTGCTCATATAAAAACACTTGTAATAGAAGAACATGTGCAAAAAGTAGATGGTCAAGCAGAAGCGATAAGGTACTACAACTACCCATTTGAAGCAGTTGAAGAAGCACTTGCAAATGCTGTATATCATAAAAACTATGAAGAGCGAGAGCCTATCAAAGTTAATGTTTTAGCTGATAAAATGGAGATAATCTCTCATGGTGGAGCGATGCCACCTATTACAAAAGATGATTTCAAAAAAGATAGAATTATCACTATGAAATATCTTAACAGAAGAATTGGTGATTTTCTAAAAGAGCTTCATTTAACAGAAGGAAAAGGCACAGGAATACCAAAAATAAAAAGAGCTATGAAAAACAATGGTTCAGATGAACCTATTTTTGAAACAGATGAAGCTAGAACTTATTTTGTGACTATTTTAAAAGCAAAGCTAGAGGAAAGTAATTTATCTCGTGACCGATTACGACCGATTACGACCGATTACGGACGATTAGCGGACAATTACGGACGATTAGATTTAGAAGAAGAAAAAATTATAAAATATTTACTTGATTATGGAAAGATAACTAGAAAAGAGCTTTTGGAAATAATAAATGTAAAAAAAACAAAAGCTCATGAGATACTTAGCCAAATGGTAGAGAAAAAAATTATTATTAAAAGTGGTCAAGGAAGAAGTACGCATTATATTTTAGGGGAAATAAAAAATGATAAATGA
- a CDS encoding restriction endonuclease subunit S: protein MKSDKLSNLVDKIFSGGTPSTSNEKYWNGQYSWLSSGETGNKFINSTEKSITKLGIDNSSTKLALKNDIVIASAGQGKTRGQTSFCNIDTYINQSVVAIRTNEKILDSKWLFYNLSSRYEEMRSLSDSHSIRGSLTTKLLGIMEIEYPELETQKKIAHILSTLDEKIELNRKMNQTLEEMAQTIFKSWFVDFDPVHAKANCESEAELENIAKELGISKEILDLFPSEFIESEMGMIPKGWEATELSQICKIQSGYAFKSAWWQDTGVKVIKIKNIDGNRVNTLDCECVSEEIATKNSNFKLSSGDFLIAMTGATVGKVGVIYTSDEEYLLNQRVGRFQPIKYYDEYVKIFASSSKFFESIQGQAQGSAQPNISAREIETVKIIKPNNEIMKVFSSLLNPFFSKILEHQGEIQTLEKTRDTLLPKLLSGEIDVSELKI from the coding sequence ATGAAATCTGATAAGTTATCAAATCTTGTTGATAAAATTTTTAGTGGCGGAACACCAAGTACAAGTAATGAAAAATATTGGAATGGACAATACTCTTGGCTTTCATCAGGGGAGACAGGAAATAAATTTATAAATTCAACTGAAAAAAGTATTACAAAGCTTGGGATTGATAATTCATCTACAAAACTTGCTCTCAAAAATGATATAGTTATTGCCTCTGCTGGTCAGGGAAAAACTAGAGGTCAAACTTCTTTTTGTAATATTGATACATATATAAATCAATCAGTAGTAGCAATTAGAACAAATGAAAAAATTCTTGATTCTAAATGGCTATTTTATAATTTATCGAGTAGATATGAAGAAATGAGAAGTTTGTCTGATTCTCATAGCATTAGAGGTAGTTTAACAACCAAACTATTAGGAATAATGGAAATAGAATATCCAGAATTAGAAACTCAAAAAAAGATAGCTCATATTCTCTCAACTCTTGATGAGAAAATAGAACTTAACCGTAAAATGAACCAAACATTAGAAGAGATGGCTCAAACTATTTTCAAGTCATGGTTTGTAGACTTCGACCCCGTACATGCAAAAGCAAATTGCGAGAGTGAAGCAGAACTTGAAAATATCGCCAAAGAGTTAGGTATTAGTAAAGAAATCCTAGACCTTTTCCCTAGCGAATTTATTGAGAGCGAAATGGGTATGATACCTAAAGGGTGGGAAGCTACAGAGTTATCTCAAATCTGTAAAATTCAATCTGGGTATGCTTTTAAAAGTGCTTGGTGGCAAGATACTGGAGTAAAAGTAATTAAAATAAAAAATATTGATGGAAATAGAGTTAATACTTTAGATTGCGAGTGTGTTTCTGAAGAAATAGCTACTAAAAATTCTAATTTTAAACTTTCAAGTGGAGATTTCCTTATCGCAATGACTGGTGCTACGGTTGGAAAAGTTGGTGTAATTTATACATCGGATGAAGAGTATTTGCTCAATCAACGAGTTGGAAGATTTCAACCTATTAAATATTATGATGAATATGTAAAAATATTTGCAAGTTCAAGCAAATTTTTTGAGAGTATTCAAGGACAAGCACAAGGAAGCGCTCAACCCAATATTAGTGCTAGAGAGATTGAAACAGTAAAAATTATTAAACCTAACAATGAAATTATGAAAGTATTTTCATCGTTGCTTAATCCATTTTTTTCAAAAATTCTAGAACATCAAGGAGAGATTCAAACTCTTGAAAAAACTAGGGATACATTACTTCCTAAACTTTTAAGTGGTGAAATCGATGTATCGGAGTTGAAAATTTGA
- a CDS encoding super-infection exclusion protein B: MIENIEKFFQAIHLAPRHLFGICVLGLFLLFSSSNVLSIFGIETIVNDHRAFIGLLTLFSFVFFIIQLIPAISKKYRLHQYKKQLLNELYSLSKEEKVLLLYCLYNNQKTISLPITHSVANRLKSKGILKMSHGTGNSLAWSYNIQNDIWNKLQMYELILLDDLTEQEMQRIRHEIFSKYYN, translated from the coding sequence TTGATAGAAAATATTGAAAAGTTTTTTCAAGCAATTCATTTAGCTCCAAGACACTTATTTGGTATATGTGTTTTGGGTTTATTTTTACTCTTTAGTTCCTCAAATGTTTTGAGTATATTTGGAATTGAAACAATAGTTAATGACCATCGAGCTTTTATAGGACTTTTGACACTTTTTTCTTTTGTTTTTTTTATTATTCAATTAATACCAGCCATAAGTAAAAAGTACAGACTACATCAATACAAAAAGCAATTATTAAATGAGCTTTACTCACTTTCTAAAGAGGAAAAAGTTTTGTTGTTGTATTGTTTATATAATAATCAAAAAACTATTTCCCTGCCTATAACACATTCTGTAGCTAATCGATTAAAAAGCAAAGGCATTTTAAAAATGTCTCATGGAACTGGGAATAGTCTTGCTTGGTCTTATAATATACAAAATGATATTTGGAATAAACTTCAAATGTATGAATTAATACTTTTAGATGATTTGACTGAGCAAGAAATGCAAAGAATAAGACATGAAATTTTTAGTAAATATTATAATTAG
- a CDS encoding manganese efflux pump MntP produces MIEILLLAFALSMDAFAVSIGLGVKSQNFNKFLAIKVALLFGFFQALMPLFGYLASIGLDTFITSIDHWIAFILLVIIGGKMLYESFQEGTEDEITIITNKVLLILAVATSIDAMAAGFTLNLLDLNPFISMLIIGIVTLVFSFIGVFIGTKGGTFLEDKAEKIGGVILIGIGLKILIEHLFFH; encoded by the coding sequence ATGATAGAAATATTATTATTGGCATTTGCTCTATCTATGGATGCTTTTGCCGTTTCAATTGGCCTTGGTGTTAAATCTCAAAACTTTAATAAATTTTTAGCTATTAAAGTAGCTTTATTATTTGGATTTTTTCAAGCTCTAATGCCACTTTTTGGTTATTTAGCGAGTATTGGTCTTGATACATTTATAACTTCAATTGATCACTGGATTGCATTTATTCTTCTAGTTATCATTGGTGGAAAAATGCTTTATGAGAGTTTCCAAGAAGGAACAGAAGATGAAATAACAATTATTACAAATAAAGTTCTTCTAATTTTAGCTGTAGCGACAAGTATAGATGCAATGGCTGCTGGATTTACTCTAAATCTTCTTGATTTAAATCCATTTATTTCAATGTTAATTATTGGAATAGTAACTTTAGTTTTTAGTTTCATTGGAGTATTTATAGGTACAAAAGGTGGTACTTTTCTTGAAGATAAGGCTGAAAAAATTGGTGGTGTGATATTAATAGGTATAGGATTAAAAATATTAATTGAACATCTATTTTTTCATTAA
- a CDS encoding peroxiredoxin: MLVTKKAPDFTATAVLADGTIVEDFNLYKNIGEKGAILFFWPLDFTFVCPSEIIAFSKRTDEFKARGINVIGCSVDSQFSHFAWRETAVENGGIGRVKFPMVADLNKQIAKDYDVLFGESVALRGSFLIDKDGTVRHAVVNDLPLGRNVDEMIRMVDAMLFTNEYGEVCPAGWQKGDEGMKADKDGVANYLAKNEGKL; the protein is encoded by the coding sequence ATGTTAGTAACAAAAAAAGCACCAGATTTTACAGCAACGGCAGTGTTAGCTGATGGAACAATAGTAGAAGATTTTAACTTATATAAAAATATTGGAGAAAAAGGGGCAATCTTATTTTTCTGGCCACTAGACTTTACATTCGTATGTCCATCAGAAATTATTGCATTCTCAAAAAGAACAGATGAATTTAAAGCAAGAGGAATTAATGTAATTGGTTGTTCAGTAGATTCTCAATTCTCTCACTTTGCATGGAGAGAGACAGCAGTTGAAAATGGTGGAATTGGAAGAGTTAAATTTCCAATGGTAGCAGACTTAAATAAACAAATTGCAAAAGATTATGATGTTTTATTTGGAGAGTCTGTTGCATTAAGAGGATCTTTCTTAATAGATAAAGATGGAACAGTAAGACATGCAGTAGTTAATGACTTACCATTAGGAAGAAATGTAGATGAGATGATTAGAATGGTAGATGCGATGTTGTTTACAAATGAATATGGTGAAGTGTGCCCAGCAGGATGGCAAAAAGGTGATGAAGGAATGAAAGCAGATAAAGATGGTGTAGCTAATTACTTAGCTAAAAATGAAGGTAAATTATAA
- a CDS encoding methyl-accepting chemotaxis protein has protein sequence MSISQKLYSGFGLMIFLIIMLTVIGINRVSFIDNTLYSVVEVNSVKQRYAINFRGSVHDRAISIRDVVLSEDKNSVLFKKSIEDIKKLEEFYTNSAKPMDEIFSKKEGIEPKEVEILNKIKGVEVQTMPLVKKIIELKLSGDNEKALDLLVKEASPLFSNWLKVINEFIDYQEAKNQKATPQAREVASNFSVLMISILIISLILGSLVAYFISRQLSNSANIIQNGLQEFFSFLNKEKNSTNLIALDSKDEFGKMANVINKNIQHTQNLIIQDNELIEDVKRVVNEVKKGKLNQKIDKTTQNQSLEELKNNFNEMLENTAKNVCEDINKITTVLDSFSKLDFRARIQNDNGVVAKGLNNLAQIINDMLVENKSNGLTLEKNSNVLLANVDKLNISSNEAAASLEETAAVLEQITSSIRNSTENIVKMARYSNEVTSSSKEGENLANQTTIAMDEINNQVNAINDAISVIDQIAFQTNILSLNAAVEAATAGEAGKGFAVVAQEVRNLAARSAEAAKEIKTIVENATRKADDGKEIANNMINGYVKLNENITNTINLIKDVEMSSKEQLLGIEQINDAITRLDQQTQQNAQIASQTQEVAIVTDEIAKLVVSNANAKEFIGKNEVEAKNLKTKNNIAVKKETIVKKDTKIVSKVSDDEWENF, from the coding sequence TTGAGTATTTCTCAGAAGTTGTATTCAGGTTTTGGATTAATGATTTTTTTAATCATTATGCTGACGGTTATTGGAATAAATAGGGTTTCATTTATTGATAACACTCTTTATAGTGTTGTAGAAGTAAATTCTGTAAAACAAAGATACGCAATAAATTTTAGAGGAAGTGTTCATGATAGAGCTATCTCTATAAGAGATGTTGTTTTATCTGAAGATAAAAATAGTGTCTTATTTAAAAAATCTATAGAAGATATAAAAAAATTAGAAGAATTTTATACAAATTCTGCAAAACCAATGGATGAAATTTTCTCTAAAAAAGAAGGAATTGAGCCTAAAGAAGTAGAAATTTTAAATAAAATTAAAGGTGTTGAAGTACAAACTATGCCTTTAGTTAAAAAAATTATTGAACTTAAACTTTCAGGAGATAATGAAAAAGCTCTAGATTTGCTTGTAAAGGAAGCTAGTCCATTATTCTCAAATTGGTTAAAAGTTATAAATGAGTTCATTGATTATCAAGAAGCAAAAAATCAAAAAGCTACACCTCAAGCAAGAGAAGTTGCTAGTAATTTCTCAGTTTTAATGATTTCTATTTTAATCATTTCATTAATTTTAGGATCTTTAGTTGCTTATTTTATATCAAGACAATTGTCAAACTCTGCAAATATTATTCAAAATGGATTACAAGAGTTTTTCTCTTTTTTAAATAAAGAAAAAAATTCTACGAATTTAATAGCTCTTGACTCAAAAGATGAATTTGGAAAAATGGCGAATGTTATTAATAAAAATATTCAACATACTCAGAATTTAATAATTCAAGATAATGAATTAATTGAAGATGTAAAAAGAGTTGTAAATGAAGTAAAAAAAGGGAAATTGAATCAAAAAATTGATAAAACAACTCAAAATCAAAGTTTAGAAGAATTAAAAAATAATTTTAATGAAATGTTAGAAAATACAGCTAAAAATGTATGTGAAGATATAAATAAAATAACAACTGTGTTAGATAGTTTTTCTAAATTAGATTTTAGAGCTAGAATCCAAAATGATAATGGAGTTGTAGCAAAAGGTTTAAATAACTTAGCACAAATTATTAATGATATGTTAGTAGAAAACAAATCAAATGGTTTAACTTTAGAAAAAAACTCAAATGTCCTACTTGCAAATGTTGATAAACTAAATATTAGCTCAAATGAAGCAGCAGCAAGTCTTGAAGAGACAGCAGCAGTTCTTGAGCAAATTACTTCAAGTATTAGAAATAGCACAGAAAATATAGTAAAAATGGCAAGATACTCAAATGAAGTAACAAGTTCTTCAAAAGAAGGAGAAAATTTAGCTAACCAAACAACAATTGCAATGGATGAAATAAATAATCAAGTAAATGCAATTAATGATGCAATAAGTGTAATTGATCAAATAGCTTTCCAAACAAATATATTATCTTTAAACGCTGCAGTAGAAGCAGCAACAGCAGGAGAAGCTGGAAAAGGATTTGCAGTTGTTGCTCAAGAAGTAAGAAATTTAGCAGCAAGAAGTGCAGAAGCAGCAAAAGAGATAAAAACAATAGTTGAAAATGCAACAAGAAAAGCAGATGATGGTAAAGAGATAGCAAATAATATGATTAATGGATATGTTAAATTAAATGAAAATATAACAAATACAATTAATTTAATTAAAGATGTTGAGATGTCAAGTAAAGAACAACTTCTTGGAATTGAACAAATAAATGATGCAATAACAAGATTAGACCAACAAACACAACAAAATGCACAAATAGCATCTCAAACACAAGAAGTAGCTATTGTAACAGATGAGATAGCAAAATTAGTTGTAAGTAATGCAAATGCAAAAGAGTTTATAGGGAAGAATGAAGTAGAAGCAAAAAATTTAAAAACAAAAAACAATATAGCAGTAAAAAAAGAAACAATAGTAAAGAAAGATACAAAGATAGTATCAAAAGTATCTGATGATGAGTGGGAGAATTTCTAA
- a CDS encoding type I restriction endonuclease subunit R produces MINEEQVELLAIDWFKELGYDYLLGYEISPDSQNPQRKSYEDVLLFDRLKNSLIKLNSNIPLVAIEDSIDILRKPQQASLVQNNRAFHQMILQGISVDIKKDDEIKGDVVKLIDFENFSNNDFLVVNQFTIKGSKGNRRPDLIVFINGLPLAIIELKNPADENADIYKAYNQLQTYKDELEELFVFNEALVISDGINARVGSLTATDERFMFWRTVKDENDKPLLEYELETLIKGFFNKEYFLDYIQNFIIFEDDSKKIIKKIAAYHQFHAVREAVDSVVLASTEGSRRGGVVWHTQGSGKSISMACFAGKLTKQAAMKNPTLVIVTDRNDLDGQLYATFSSAKMLLGQEPIQMDDVGELRETLTNKPAGGIIFTTIQKFSLKKEESRFPVLSDRSNIVVIADEAHRSQYGFDAMLDKDGKFKYGYAQHLRDALPNATFIGFTGTPIESEDKDTRAVFGDYISVYDIEDAVRDGATVPIYYESRLAKLDLNADILKEIDKEVGDLDIGDELSDRERFKSKWSALEKLVGSEPRIKQIAQDIVTHFEDRTATIDGKGMIVAMSRQIAVDLYDAIVAIRPSWHSADPTKGAIKIIMTGSASDEAKLQKHIYSKQIKKDLEKRIKDVDDELKLVIVRDMWLTGFDAPSMHTMYIDKPMKSHNLMQAIARVNRVFKDKKGGLVVDYIGIANELKHALKTYTTAGGKGKGTIDTAEALAEMLKRLDIVRNLYHGFDYSSFMTKAHMLLVPCANFILGLDDGKKRYLDEVLALTKAFSLCGTLDGAKEHKEEIAFFQAVKSVIQKASSKPSNVKDPNKAIKQLIDNAVISDGVEDIFSLVGLDKPNIGILSEEFLEDVANMPYKNLAVELLERLLKDDIRAKTKNNVVQEKKFSDRLQATLGKYHNRAIETSKVIEELIQMAKDFAEATKHGQDLGLNFDELAFYDALAENESALIEMGDETLKKIAIELTLKLRSSISVDWQKRESVRAKMRNIIRIILKRYKYPPNKAEKALDMVMKQAEVLSDEWSR; encoded by the coding sequence ATGATAAATGAAGAACAAGTAGAACTTTTAGCAATAGATTGGTTTAAAGAGTTGGGATATGATTATCTTTTAGGGTATGAAATATCACCAGATAGCCAAAATCCACAAAGAAAAAGTTATGAAGATGTACTTTTATTTGATAGATTAAAAAATTCACTTATAAAACTAAATTCAAATATTCCTTTGGTTGCTATTGAAGATTCAATAGATATTTTAAGAAAACCACAACAAGCATCCCTAGTTCAAAACAACAGAGCTTTTCATCAAATGATTCTACAAGGTATAAGTGTAGATATAAAAAAAGATGATGAAATAAAAGGTGATGTTGTAAAACTTATAGATTTTGAGAACTTTTCAAATAATGATTTTTTAGTAGTAAATCAATTTACAATCAAAGGAAGTAAGGGAAATAGAAGACCTGATTTAATAGTTTTTATAAATGGTTTACCACTTGCAATAATAGAGCTAAAAAATCCAGCAGATGAAAATGCTGATATATACAAAGCATATAATCAACTTCAAACTTACAAAGATGAGCTAGAGGAACTTTTTGTTTTTAATGAAGCATTAGTAATAAGTGATGGAATAAATGCAAGAGTTGGTTCTTTGACAGCTACAGATGAGAGGTTTATGTTTTGGAGAACAGTAAAAGATGAAAATGATAAACCACTTTTAGAGTATGAATTAGAGACTTTAATCAAAGGCTTTTTTAATAAAGAGTATTTTTTGGATTATATTCAAAACTTTATAATCTTTGAAGATGATAGTAAAAAAATCATAAAAAAAATAGCTGCTTATCACCAGTTTCACGCTGTAAGAGAAGCTGTTGATTCTGTTGTTTTAGCTTCAACTGAAGGAAGCAGAAGAGGTGGAGTTGTTTGGCACACTCAAGGAAGTGGAAAATCAATATCCATGGCTTGCTTTGCTGGAAAACTTACAAAACAAGCTGCTATGAAAAATCCAACATTAGTTATTGTAACAGATAGAAATGATTTAGATGGACAACTTTATGCAACATTTAGTAGTGCAAAAATGCTTTTGGGTCAAGAACCTATACAAATGGATGATGTTGGTGAACTAAGAGAAACATTAACAAATAAACCAGCAGGTGGAATTATATTTACAACTATTCAAAAATTTAGTCTTAAAAAAGAGGAGAGTAGATTTCCTGTTTTAAGTGATAGAAGTAATATTGTTGTAATTGCAGATGAAGCACATAGAAGCCAATATGGTTTTGATGCAATGCTTGATAAGGATGGAAAGTTTAAATATGGTTATGCTCAACACTTGCGAGATGCTTTGCCAAATGCTACATTTATAGGATTTACAGGAACACCAATAGAGAGTGAAGATAAAGATACACGAGCTGTATTTGGGGATTATATATCTGTTTATGATATTGAAGATGCTGTAAGAGATGGTGCAACTGTTCCTATATATTATGAAAGCAGACTTGCAAAACTTGATTTAAATGCAGATATTTTAAAAGAGATTGATAAAGAAGTAGGGGATTTGGATATTGGAGATGAACTGTCTGATAGAGAAAGATTCAAAAGCAAATGGAGTGCTTTAGAAAAACTTGTAGGAAGTGAACCTAGAATTAAACAAATTGCACAAGATATAGTAACTCATTTTGAAGATAGAACAGCTACTATTGATGGAAAAGGTATGATAGTTGCTATGAGTAGACAAATTGCAGTTGATTTATATGATGCAATTGTAGCAATTAGACCATCTTGGCATAGTGCTGACCCAACAAAAGGTGCTATAAAAATAATTATGACAGGAAGTGCAAGCGATGAAGCAAAACTTCAAAAACATATCTACTCAAAACAGATTAAAAAAGATTTAGAAAAAAGAATTAAAGATGTAGATGATGAGCTTAAACTTGTAATTGTAAGAGATATGTGGCTTACAGGATTTGATGCACCAAGTATGCACACAATGTATATTGATAAACCAATGAAATCTCATAACTTAATGCAAGCAATAGCTAGAGTAAATAGAGTTTTTAAAGATAAAAAAGGTGGATTGGTTGTTGATTATATAGGTATTGCAAATGAATTAAAACATGCCTTAAAAACATATACAACAGCTGGTGGAAAAGGAAAAGGAACTATTGATACAGCAGAAGCACTTGCAGAGATGTTAAAGCGACTTGATATTGTAAGAAATTTGTATCATGGATTTGATTATAGCTCTTTTATGACAAAAGCTCATATGTTACTAGTTCCTTGTGCAAACTTTATTTTGGGTTTAGATGATGGTAAAAAAAGATATTTGGATGAGGTATTAGCTTTGACAAAAGCTTTTAGCTTATGTGGAACTTTAGACGGTGCAAAAGAGCATAAAGAAGAGATAGCATTTTTTCAAGCAGTTAAATCTGTAATTCAAAAAGCAAGTTCAAAACCATCAAATGTAAAAGACCCAAACAAAGCTATAAAACAACTAATAGACAATGCTGTAATTTCAGATGGGGTTGAGGATATTTTTAGTCTTGTTGGACTTGATAAACCAAATATTGGGATATTATCAGAAGAGTTTTTGGAAGATGTTGCAAATATGCCTTATAAGAATTTAGCTGTTGAACTACTTGAGAGATTGTTAAAAGATGATATAAGAGCTAAAACAAAAAATAATGTTGTTCAAGAGAAGAAATTTAGTGATAGATTACAAGCTACTTTAGGAAAATATCATAATCGGGCAATAGAGACTTCAAAAGTAATTGAAGAGTTAATCCAAATGGCAAAAGATTTTGCAGAAGCTACAAAACATGGTCAAGATTTGGGATTAAATTTTGATGAGTTGGCGTTTTATGATGCTTTAGCTGAAAACGAATCTGCTTTGATTGAAATGGGAGACGAAACACTTAAAAAAATTGCAATAGAACTTACTTTAAAACTAAGAAGTAGCATAAGTGTGGATTGGCAAAAAAGAGAATCTGTAAGAGCAAAAATGAGAAATATCATAAGAATAATTTTAAAAAGATATAAATATCCACCAAATAAAGCCGAAAAAGCACTTGATATGGTAATGAAACAAGCTGAAGTTTTAAGTGATGAGTGGAGTAGGTAA
- the trxA gene encoding thioredoxin, producing MGKYIELNQTNMDENVKEGVALVDFWAPWCGPCRMLAPAIDQLAEEFEGKAKICKVNTEDEPDLTSKYQVRSIPTILFFKNGEIVDQMIGATTKAKIEEKLNSLL from the coding sequence ATGGGGAAATATATAGAATTAAACCAAACAAATATGGATGAAAATGTTAAAGAAGGTGTAGCTTTAGTTGACTTTTGGGCACCTTGGTGTGGACCTTGTAGAATGCTTGCTCCAGCTATTGATCAATTAGCAGAAGAGTTTGAAGGAAAAGCAAAAATTTGTAAAGTAAATACAGAAGATGAGCCAGATTTAACAAGTAAATATCAAGTAAGATCAATTCCTACTATACTTTTCTTTAAAAATGGTGAAATTGTAGATCAAATGATTGGTGCTACAACAAAAGCTAAAATTGAAGAGAAATTAAACTCTCTTTTATAA
- the dmeF gene encoding CDF family Co(II)/Ni(II) efflux transporter DmeF gives MNTVDTIKQNRSFNNFDEANNISKRNTLYATILTFLTMIVEIVCGYYYNSMALLADGWHMSTHALALGLAFIAYVLSSKYANDFRFNFGTYKIEVLAGYTSAILLVLVALFMAFHSVERILSPVNIAYKEAIWIAIIGLVVNIICAWLLKDNHNHVDSHEHHHLEDINLKVAYIHVLTDALTSILAIIALVAGMFWGINWLDPFMGIVASILISIWAVSIIKQSGTILLDANMKDPVVQEVIDVINSLNQKVRIEDLHIFRVGKGKYGCIVSLSSEEFIDIGYIKKELSIHEELVYISVEIVNTDV, from the coding sequence ATGAATACAGTAGATACAATCAAACAAAACCGAAGTTTTAATAATTTTGATGAGGCAAATAATATTTCGAAAAGAAATACTTTATATGCAACAATTTTGACATTTTTAACTATGATTGTAGAGATAGTTTGTGGATATTATTATAATTCTATGGCTCTTTTAGCAGATGGTTGGCATATGAGCACACATGCATTGGCTTTAGGATTGGCTTTTATAGCTTATGTTTTATCAAGTAAGTATGCAAATGATTTTAGATTTAATTTTGGAACTTATAAAATTGAAGTTTTGGCTGGATATACAAGTGCAATTTTACTTGTATTAGTAGCTTTATTTATGGCTTTTCATTCGGTTGAGAGAATTTTGTCTCCTGTTAATATTGCTTACAAAGAGGCCATTTGGATAGCTATTATTGGATTAGTTGTTAATATTATTTGTGCTTGGCTTTTAAAAGATAATCATAATCATGTAGATTCTCACGAACATCATCACTTAGAAGATATTAATTTAAAGGTAGCATATATTCATGTTTTAACAGATGCTTTAACTTCAATTTTAGCAATTATTGCATTAGTTGCTGGAATGTTTTGGGGAATTAATTGGCTTGATCCATTTATGGGAATTGTAGCTTCTATTTTGATATCTATTTGGGCAGTATCAATTATTAAACAATCAGGAACAATACTTTTAGATGCAAATATGAAAGATCCTGTTGTACAAGAAGTAATAGATGTAATTAATTCATTAAATCAAAAAGTAAGAATTGAAGATTTACATATTTTTAGAGTAGGAAAAGGTAAATATGGTTGTATTGTATCTTTAAGTTCTGAAGAATTTATCGATATTGGTTATATTAAAAAAGAGCTTTCAATTCATGAAGAATTAGTCTATATTTCAGTAGAGATTGTAAATACTGACGTTTAG